One window of the Zea mays cultivar B73 chromosome 3, Zm-B73-REFERENCE-NAM-5.0, whole genome shotgun sequence genome contains the following:
- the LOC103649716 gene encoding histone H4 yields MSGRGKGGKGLGKGGAKRHRKVLRDNIQGITKPAIRRLARRGGVKRISGLIYEETRGVLKIFLENVIRDAVTYTEHARRKTVTAMDVVYALKRQGRTLYGFGG; encoded by the coding sequence ATGTCGGGGCGCGGCAAGGGCGGGAAGGGCCTGGGCAAGGGCGGAGCGAAGCGCCACCGGAAGGTGCTCCGCGACAACATCCAGGGGATCACGAAGCCGGCGATCCGGCGgctggcgcgcaggggcggcgtgaAGCGCATCTCCGGGCTCATCTACGAGGAGACCCGCGGCGTCCTCAAGATCTTCCTGGAGAACGTGATCCGCGACGCCGTCACCTACACCGAGCACGCGCGCCGCAAGACCGTCACAGCCATGGACGTCGTCTACGCGCTCAAGCGCCAGGGCCGCACCCTCTACGGCTTCGGCGGCTAG